One window of the Candidatus Jettenia sp. genome contains the following:
- a CDS encoding hydrazine oxidoreductase HzoA, producing MRNFLKVTLMSALIGCGAMGAASSLMLKEAKAVEIITHWVPHEVYGQIGEPDNNGKVFFSGLGAKYMGYPKHENPPPYPGKYSKFWRTLPAYRYYIPDFMYNRDEVRPSNPIKGTFQLEQCIACHSVMTPGIVRDYKKSAHSRAEPNPTGCDTCHGNNHQKLTMPSSKACGTSECHETQYSEQGQGGIGSHASCSSFAQIECAWSIERPPGDTAGCTFCHTSSEERCSTCHQRHQFDPKVARRAEQCKTCHWGKDHRDWEAYDIGLHGVVYQVNKWDPKQFDWDKKLADADYVGPTCQYCHMRGGHHNVQRFSTVYTSMGMSMADRGAPIWKEKRDRWASVCDDCHSPRFAKENLQALDESVKDAGLKYRETFKVAEDLLKDGVADPMPKDLAPDWSGQHIWSLKIGAYHDGPEYGGKTGESGEFRMSNCSDIERLCFESVGYFQTYIYKGMAHGSWNDATYSDGSFGMDRWLVNVKQNASQARRLAALEKKVGISWVPESFWKTGEWLDQLTGPYIVKNHPGKTIFDLCPDPGWLDTHHAPAEEVEYINRKLDELGMKHESHGGAHH from the coding sequence ATGCGTAATTTTCTAAAAGTAACATTAATGTCAGCATTAATAGGTTGCGGGGCGATGGGAGCCGCATCCAGTCTCATGCTGAAAGAAGCAAAGGCAGTAGAAATTATTACCCACTGGGTACCTCATGAAGTATATGGACAGATCGGTGAACCGGATAACAACGGTAAGGTGTTCTTCTCTGGTTTAGGTGCAAAATATATGGGATATCCAAAACATGAGAATCCACCACCCTATCCTGGCAAATACAGCAAATTCTGGAGAACCTTGCCAGCATACCGTTACTATATCCCTGACTTTATGTACAACAGGGATGAAGTAAGACCTTCAAACCCGATAAAGGGTACCTTCCAACTCGAGCAGTGTATTGCGTGTCACTCAGTTATGACTCCCGGTATCGTAAGGGATTATAAGAAGAGTGCTCACTCCAGGGCTGAACCAAACCCAACAGGCTGTGATACCTGTCATGGTAATAACCATCAGAAGCTTACCATGCCATCATCAAAGGCTTGTGGTACCAGTGAATGCCATGAAACCCAATATAGCGAACAGGGTCAGGGCGGTATCGGTTCACATGCATCGTGTTCAAGCTTTGCTCAGATTGAATGTGCATGGTCAATTGAAAGACCACCAGGTGACACTGCCGGTTGCACTTTCTGCCATACCAGTTCAGAAGAAAGATGCAGCACATGCCATCAGAGACATCAGTTTGATCCAAAGGTTGCAAGACGTGCAGAGCAGTGCAAGACATGCCATTGGGGTAAGGATCACAGAGACTGGGAGGCATATGATATCGGTTTGCATGGGGTAGTCTATCAGGTAAACAAATGGGATCCAAAGCAGTTCGATTGGGATAAGAAGTTGGCCGATGCAGATTATGTTGGTCCGACATGTCAGTATTGCCATATGAGGGGTGGTCATCACAACGTACAGAGGTTCAGTACCGTATATACCAGTATGGGTATGTCGATGGCTGATCGTGGAGCACCGATATGGAAAGAGAAGAGAGACCGTTGGGCATCGGTGTGTGACGATTGTCATTCACCAAGGTTTGCGAAAGAAAACTTGCAAGCGTTGGATGAATCGGTTAAGGATGCTGGTCTGAAGTATCGTGAGACCTTTAAAGTTGCAGAAGACCTCCTGAAGGATGGAGTAGCTGATCCGATGCCAAAAGATCTTGCACCTGACTGGTCAGGTCAGCATATCTGGAGTTTGAAGATCGGTGCCTATCATGATGGTCCAGAATATGGTGGCAAGACGGGTGAGTCTGGAGAGTTCAGGATGTCGAACTGTTCAGATATAGAAAGGCTCTGCTTTGAGAGCGTAGGGTATTTCCAGACGTATATCTATAAGGGTATGGCACATGGTTCATGGAACGATGCGACGTACTCAGATGGTTCATTCGGTATGGATCGTTGGTTAGTGAACGTAAAGCAGAATGCTTCTCAGGCAAGGAGACTTGCAGCATTGGAGAAGAAGGTTGGCATCAGTTGGGTTCCGGAGAGTTTCTGGAAGACAGGTGAATGGCTTGATCAGTTAACGGGTCCGTACATCGTGAAGAATCATCCGGGGAAGACCATCTTCGATCTGTGTCCTGATCCAGGTTGGTTAGATACTCATCATGCACCTGCTGAAGAGGTTGAGTACATCAACAGGAAGCTCGATGAACTCGGCATGAAACATGAATCACATGGCGGCGCTCATCACTAA
- the trpA gene encoding tryptophan synthase subunit alpha, translating to MNRIDKKFQELKNKKKPAFIPFITAGDPDLQTTKALILEFEKRGADIIELGIPFSDPIADGPIIQASYYRALVKGMKVAQILDMVSELRNESEIPIVSMVSYSTVFKGGCQAFIEKACKAGLDGLTIPDLPVEENNEIFQVAKEKDFKIVCFIAPTTTDQRKILITQKSQGFLYYISVVGITGVRDKIPDDVLQNIKSLKQITDTPISVGFGVSTPDHAKMIGKAADGVIVGSAIIREVEKYTNEPLEKLVKKVGEFVGELVLGAKG from the coding sequence ATGAATAGAATTGATAAAAAATTTCAGGAATTAAAGAACAAAAAAAAGCCTGCTTTTATACCATTTATTACAGCAGGAGATCCAGACTTGCAAACTACAAAGGCCTTGATCCTTGAATTTGAAAAGAGGGGTGCAGATATCATTGAACTCGGCATTCCATTTTCTGACCCTATTGCGGATGGCCCTATTATTCAAGCTTCTTACTATCGGGCATTAGTTAAAGGGATGAAAGTTGCACAAATACTGGATATGGTTTCAGAACTTCGAAATGAGTCTGAAATACCCATTGTCTCGATGGTGTCTTATAGTACCGTTTTTAAGGGAGGGTGTCAGGCTTTTATTGAAAAGGCGTGTAAGGCAGGATTAGATGGTTTAACTATTCCTGATTTACCTGTAGAAGAAAATAATGAAATTTTTCAGGTTGCAAAAGAAAAGGATTTTAAAATTGTTTGCTTTATTGCCCCGACAACGACAGATCAGCGTAAAATTTTAATTACCCAGAAATCGCAAGGCTTTTTATATTATATCTCTGTAGTAGGTATAACGGGTGTAAGAGATAAAATACCGGATGATGTTCTTCAAAATATCAAGAGCTTAAAGCAAATTACTGATACCCCAATTAGTGTTGGTTTTGGTGTATCTACACCGGATCACGCAAAAATGATTGGGAAAGCGGCAGATGGAGTTATTGTAGGGAGCGCCATTATAAGAGAAGTTGAAAAATACACAAACGAACCTCTTGAAAAATTAGTGAAGAAGGTTGGAGAATTTGTAGGAGAACTTGTTTTGGGAGCAAAAGGGTAA
- the trpB gene encoding tryptophan synthase subunit beta, which translates to MGSTVVKSKLLQNLIIPEEINLPDNMGHFGRFGGKFVPETIMPALEELEKAYLEAKNDPAFQAELDYYLKEYVGRPSVLYYAERLTKKLGGAKIYLKREDLNHTGAHKINNTIGQILLAKRMGKKRIIAETGAGQHGVATATAAAMFGIECDVYMGEEDMRRQALNVFRMKLLGTRVIPVTSGSKTLKDATNEAFRDWMASVRYTHYILGSVVGPHPYPMMVRNFQTVIGKEVKSQIMEKENRLPDYLIACVGGGSNSMGLFHPFIEDREVKMIGVEAGGLGPEIGQHASTLTSGKIGILHGSASYVLQDDDGQTLPVHSISAGLDYPGVGPEHSYLKDVGRAEYVSITDVEAVNAFQECARLEGIIPALEASHAIAYAMKFAPKLSSDKLIVICLSGSGDKDSFEVAKKLGYTI; encoded by the coding sequence ATGGGATCAACGGTAGTAAAATCTAAACTATTGCAAAATTTAATAATACCCGAAGAAATAAACTTACCTGATAATATGGGGCATTTTGGTCGTTTTGGTGGAAAATTCGTTCCTGAGACTATAATGCCTGCTCTAGAAGAACTAGAAAAAGCTTATTTAGAAGCAAAAAACGATCCAGCTTTTCAGGCTGAGTTGGATTACTATTTGAAAGAGTATGTCGGACGACCATCAGTGCTTTATTATGCTGAAAGATTGACAAAAAAATTGGGGGGTGCGAAGATATACTTAAAAAGAGAAGATCTGAACCATACCGGTGCACATAAAATAAACAACACCATTGGACAAATACTGCTTGCAAAAAGAATGGGCAAGAAAAGGATCATTGCTGAAACAGGTGCTGGACAGCATGGGGTTGCAACAGCTACGGCTGCTGCAATGTTTGGGATAGAGTGTGATGTATATATGGGTGAAGAAGATATGAGACGCCAAGCGCTGAACGTCTTTCGCATGAAGTTGTTAGGGACGCGTGTGATACCGGTAACTAGTGGTTCGAAGACTTTGAAAGATGCTACAAATGAAGCATTTAGAGATTGGATGGCTTCGGTAAGATATACCCATTATATCTTAGGATCGGTTGTTGGCCCACATCCCTACCCTATGATGGTAAGAAATTTTCAAACAGTTATTGGTAAGGAAGTAAAAAGCCAGATAATGGAAAAGGAAAATAGATTACCTGATTATCTTATTGCCTGTGTTGGAGGTGGTAGTAATTCCATGGGGTTGTTCCACCCCTTTATTGAAGATAGAGAAGTAAAGATGATCGGTGTTGAAGCTGGAGGGCTTGGACCTGAAATTGGTCAGCACGCATCAACACTTACCAGTGGTAAAATAGGTATTCTGCACGGAAGTGCAAGCTATGTATTGCAAGATGATGATGGTCAAACATTGCCAGTCCACTCAATTTCCGCTGGTTTAGATTATCCCGGTGTTGGCCCGGAACATAGTTATTTAAAAGATGTTGGAAGAGCGGAATATGTTTCCATTACCGATGTTGAAGCGGTAAATGCCTTCCAGGAGTGTGCGCGATTAGAAGGGATTATTCCTGCTCTTGAAGCATCACATGCAATTGCATATGCAATGAAATTTGCTCCAAAGTTAAGTAGTGATAAGCTGATTGTTATATGTTTGTCAGGTAGTGGTGATAAAGATTCCTTTGAGGTTGCAAAAAAATTAGGATATACCATTTGA
- a CDS encoding hydroxylamine oxidoreductase encodes MLETLKKPLSRVVGLALAVAGVTFLTCTVGNGIARAEGPTFQDVASQVFGQPVGPDNDGTLYIFGLTAKYTQPEYVEGRGPYKSFLKFLPSIRWYDPEHYWTPGSQNEGVFKNEECVLCHTVQTPTIVKDWKKSAHGNLEMRRGLGIKGKDGKPVDGTVGCDVCHGNDHQKLFMPTYKHCGECHPKETSEHRSGGLGSHTHAFTVNVLEFSWHVGKPAEEVAGCAECHAIAENRCDGCHTRHVFSPAEARKPTACRFCHMGIDHDEWAMYNTSIHGCLYEAESATMDWSKPSKKGNYRVPTCAYCHMQDGNHNPQQFGTIYSDMGMFQVDRGAPRHKAKRDAWIKKCQDCHSPRFAADKLKEMDAGVNLSFTKWREAAAVIVGCFLDGVVDPMPEGSPPDWYGHYTFSLLPGGDPRFYATSNLERLGLEMICYLTGNVYKAYAHMSMYNQTYGNGSAFEQDRKLIEIKTEAAKLRRFAAIEKKIGLEHKSEAFWQHGEYLDLLPGWKRKPGDVDVEWFKRTDIPHRANADAGVEVHH; translated from the coding sequence ATGCTTGAAACATTAAAGAAACCATTGTCCAGGGTTGTGGGATTAGCTCTTGCCGTAGCAGGGGTAACATTCCTTACGTGTACCGTGGGAAATGGTATAGCTAGGGCTGAAGGGCCTACATTCCAGGACGTAGCATCACAGGTATTTGGCCAACCCGTAGGTCCTGATAATGACGGAACACTGTATATATTCGGGTTGACGGCAAAATATACACAACCAGAATATGTTGAAGGAAGAGGTCCATATAAATCATTCTTGAAATTCTTACCATCAATTCGTTGGTACGATCCAGAGCATTATTGGACACCAGGCAGTCAAAATGAAGGTGTTTTTAAGAATGAAGAATGTGTTCTTTGTCATACTGTTCAGACTCCTACTATCGTGAAAGATTGGAAGAAGAGTGCTCATGGAAACCTGGAGATGAGAAGGGGCCTTGGTATAAAAGGGAAAGATGGAAAGCCTGTTGACGGTACAGTTGGCTGTGACGTATGTCATGGTAACGACCACCAAAAGCTTTTCATGCCTACCTACAAGCACTGTGGTGAGTGTCATCCGAAGGAAACTTCAGAGCATAGATCAGGTGGCTTAGGTTCTCATACCCATGCGTTTACGGTAAACGTATTGGAATTCTCATGGCATGTTGGAAAGCCTGCTGAAGAAGTTGCAGGATGTGCAGAATGCCATGCCATTGCTGAAAACAGATGCGACGGATGTCATACAAGGCACGTATTTAGCCCTGCAGAAGCAAGAAAACCAACTGCCTGCAGATTTTGTCATATGGGTATCGACCATGATGAATGGGCAATGTACAACACCTCGATTCATGGTTGCTTGTATGAAGCTGAATCAGCAACTATGGACTGGAGCAAACCATCAAAGAAAGGGAACTACAGGGTTCCGACATGCGCTTACTGCCACATGCAGGATGGAAACCATAACCCACAACAGTTTGGTACCATCTATAGCGATATGGGTATGTTCCAGGTTGACAGAGGAGCTCCAAGACATAAGGCTAAGAGAGATGCTTGGATAAAGAAATGCCAGGATTGCCATTCTCCCCGCTTTGCAGCAGATAAGTTGAAAGAGATGGATGCTGGTGTCAATTTGAGCTTTACTAAATGGAGAGAAGCCGCTGCAGTTATAGTGGGTTGCTTCTTGGATGGCGTTGTAGATCCTATGCCAGAAGGCTCACCACCAGACTGGTATGGTCACTATACCTTTAGCTTGTTGCCAGGTGGAGATCCAAGGTTCTATGCTACATCAAACTTGGAGCGTTTGGGATTAGAAATGATTTGCTATTTGACAGGCAACGTTTATAAGGCCTATGCCCATATGTCAATGTACAACCAGACATATGGAAACGGTAGCGCCTTTGAGCAGGATAGGAAGTTGATTGAGATTAAAACAGAAGCAGCTAAGTTGAGAAGGTTCGCTGCTATCGAAAAGAAGATTGGTTTGGAACACAAATCAGAAGCATTCTGGCAGCATGGTGAATATTTGGATTTACTCCCAGGTTGGAAGAGAAAACCAGGCGATGTAGATGTTGAATGGTTTAAGAGGACTGATATTCCTCACCGTGCAAACGCAGATGCTGGTGTTGAAGTACACCACTAA
- a CDS encoding c-type cytochrome has product MRKGMIKIGLVAALGIVGVVTAGEVMAGTPQVIATIQTGPEWEPLPRGEPLTVPEVHYRVKHSPYKSELVRYGQFLFNDASWGLQGEYACASCHYERGQTTGLIWDLGDEGWGSWKNTKYIRGGRYLPPFRHEGFTGHPDEIVGATSSLDRVCGRDPGFVFRSENFSPERLESIICYIRSLEFTGSPFRNADGSLTEAQKRGEKLFNDPKIGCVECHPGESSDPKALYSDAQTHDVGTGRVGVKGFRSTPGKVYNMKALEAGEDPYGEESDTPIIGLDLVKEFDTPTLRDIYASGTYFHDGSARTLMDTINNSVTEKDMHGRTSHLSQQELEDLVEFMKAL; this is encoded by the coding sequence ATGAGAAAAGGAATGATAAAGATCGGATTAGTTGCAGCCCTTGGGATAGTGGGGGTAGTAACAGCCGGTGAGGTAATGGCGGGGACGCCACAGGTAATAGCGACGATACAGACGGGGCCGGAGTGGGAGCCACTTCCCAGAGGTGAGCCATTAACGGTGCCTGAGGTGCATTATCGGGTAAAGCACTCACCCTATAAGAGTGAATTGGTCAGGTACGGCCAGTTCCTGTTTAACGATGCCTCATGGGGGTTACAGGGCGAGTATGCATGTGCGAGTTGTCATTATGAGAGAGGTCAGACAACCGGACTCATCTGGGATTTGGGAGACGAAGGTTGGGGAAGCTGGAAGAATACGAAGTATATCCGTGGTGGTAGGTATTTGCCACCCTTCAGACATGAGGGATTTACGGGACATCCGGATGAGATCGTAGGGGCAACAAGTTCACTCGATAGGGTATGTGGTAGAGACCCTGGGTTTGTGTTCAGGAGTGAGAACTTTTCACCGGAGCGATTAGAGTCAATCATCTGTTACATTCGGTCACTGGAGTTTACGGGAAGTCCATTCAGGAATGCGGATGGTAGTTTGACCGAGGCACAGAAGAGGGGTGAGAAGCTGTTTAATGATCCGAAGATAGGATGTGTAGAATGTCATCCTGGTGAGTCAAGCGATCCGAAGGCACTCTATAGTGATGCACAGACGCATGATGTAGGAACCGGCAGGGTAGGAGTAAAGGGGTTCAGGTCAACACCGGGTAAGGTCTATAACATGAAGGCATTGGAGGCTGGCGAGGATCCATATGGGGAAGAGAGTGATACCCCGATCATAGGGTTAGACCTGGTAAAAGAGTTTGATACGCCGACCTTGAGGGACATTTATGCATCAGGGACTTATTTCCATGATGGAAGTGCAAGGACGTTGATGGATACGATCAACAATAGCGTGACAGAGAAAGATATGCACGGCAGGACATCGCATCTGAGTCAACAGGAGTTGGAAGATTTAGTCGAATTCATGAAGGCTTTATAA
- a CDS encoding beta-propeller fold lactonase family protein, which translates to MKGRGLIGALVIGVSVMVGGGVASAGYIQGTHVKTDLPSPFFVTTSPDGNTLFVVNQSGHSVTFVDTKSRKVVGEVAVQVQPEAAAPTPDGSFLYVCNAESDSVSVIDIARKQVVKEIKVGDWPSGIKISKDGKTAYVACSGNMWNTVDVIDTGRMEKIRSIYTSDYGPRTLDISPDGKTLAVINDSVGSINRSVNFIDVASGKVTEKRVIRESSNLRDVVYTPDGQYIVVTYETPKNWLPVCEAENGQVFTNNIAVLETKPGGKVARLPLDELNNYDGNPYGLAMDPQGRYVYVGVRGMHRVTILDMNKALSIVRGNSQAELDYLRDDLGLVRDYLVARVPVGLGPSSVCLSPDGKFCYAANYFSNNISVIKTPVD; encoded by the coding sequence ATGAAAGGAAGAGGTTTGATAGGTGCGTTGGTGATAGGGGTATCGGTGATGGTAGGTGGAGGAGTAGCCAGTGCGGGGTACATACAGGGGACGCATGTGAAGACAGATTTGCCATCGCCTTTTTTTGTCACGACGTCACCGGATGGGAATACGTTATTTGTGGTGAACCAGTCAGGGCATAGCGTTACATTTGTTGATACCAAGAGCCGGAAGGTTGTTGGAGAGGTTGCGGTTCAGGTACAGCCTGAGGCAGCTGCGCCGACTCCTGATGGTTCGTTTTTGTATGTATGTAATGCAGAGAGCGACAGCGTATCGGTGATCGATATAGCGAGGAAGCAGGTTGTCAAAGAGATCAAGGTTGGCGACTGGCCAAGCGGTATAAAGATTTCGAAGGACGGCAAGACGGCTTACGTTGCATGTTCCGGAAACATGTGGAACACGGTTGACGTGATCGATACGGGAAGGATGGAGAAGATTCGGTCTATCTATACGAGTGATTATGGTCCAAGGACATTAGATATATCGCCCGATGGAAAGACACTGGCAGTAATCAATGATTCGGTTGGTTCCATTAACAGGAGCGTGAATTTTATTGATGTGGCAAGCGGGAAGGTAACCGAGAAGAGGGTTATCCGTGAGAGTTCCAATTTAAGGGATGTTGTCTATACTCCTGATGGTCAGTATATTGTGGTGACGTATGAAACACCGAAGAACTGGTTGCCGGTATGCGAGGCAGAGAATGGACAGGTATTTACGAACAACATAGCGGTGTTAGAGACCAAGCCAGGTGGTAAGGTAGCACGGTTGCCCCTTGATGAGCTCAATAACTACGATGGGAATCCGTATGGGCTGGCGATGGATCCTCAGGGAAGATATGTGTATGTTGGGGTAAGAGGGATGCATAGGGTAACGATATTGGATATGAACAAGGCGCTAAGCATTGTTCGGGGAAATTCCCAGGCAGAGCTTGATTATCTCAGGGATGATCTTGGATTAGTAAGGGATTATTTAGTGGCCAGAGTGCCTGTAGGTCTTGGGCCTAGTTCCGTATGTTTGTCTCCTGATGGGAAGTTTTGCTATGCAGCCAACTATTTTTCCAATAACATATCGGTAATCAAGACGCCGGTGGATTAA
- a CDS encoding sigma-54 dependent transcriptional regulator, giving the protein MGSKVLIIDDEKLMRISLESQLRKEGYNVKSVDNALDGLKIVKSEEYDVVVTDLRLSGMGGIELLKDIKKYNQEIIVVIMTAYGTLESAVSAIKEGAYDYIAKPFSTDELIIKLQRALHYKNTTAEVNRLRKEIQAEFEFSNIIGNSEAMKKVIETVKSVSERDTTVLIKGESGTGKEKIAGAIHYHSNRRMGPFIRVSCAALNREILESELFGHEKGAFTGAVKTRRGRFELANSGSIFLDDIDDVPLDMQVKLLRVLQERTFERVGGEETLCVDVRVICATKKDLLEHIKEGYFREDLFYRLNVVPVNIPPLRQRKEDIPHLINYFLKKFVSQYEDALPSVSKEALDVLLAYDWPGNVRELENVIEHAIAFSKLKGISLETLPEYLRKLDVRTDLLSMNLSNKETINLQDALTEVEKKLIQWARQKANGNQVKMAEILGIPRTTLRNRLMKLQLFENVIP; this is encoded by the coding sequence ATGGGCAGTAAAGTATTAATAATCGACGATGAAAAACTGATGAGGATATCTTTAGAAAGTCAATTAAGGAAGGAGGGTTATAATGTAAAATCAGTAGATAATGCTTTAGATGGGTTAAAAATAGTAAAATCTGAGGAATATGATGTGGTAGTAACTGACCTAAGATTGTCAGGTATGGGTGGAATTGAACTTTTAAAAGATATTAAAAAATATAATCAAGAAATTATTGTTGTTATTATGACAGCTTACGGTACTCTTGAAAGCGCTGTATCTGCAATTAAAGAAGGAGCATATGATTATATCGCAAAACCATTTTCTACAGACGAATTGATTATTAAACTTCAAAGAGCACTTCATTATAAGAATACAACTGCTGAAGTCAATCGCTTAAGAAAGGAAATACAAGCTGAATTTGAGTTTTCTAATATTATTGGTAACAGTGAAGCTATGAAAAAGGTAATCGAGACTGTCAAAAGTGTTTCAGAGAGAGACACCACTGTTCTTATAAAAGGAGAGAGTGGAACTGGAAAAGAAAAAATAGCAGGCGCTATCCACTACCATAGTAATAGAAGAATGGGGCCGTTTATCAGGGTGAGTTGTGCCGCATTAAATAGAGAAATATTGGAAAGTGAACTTTTTGGACATGAAAAGGGTGCTTTTACCGGCGCTGTTAAGACAAGACGAGGAAGATTTGAATTGGCAAACAGCGGCTCAATTTTTTTGGATGATATTGATGATGTTCCATTGGATATGCAGGTCAAGTTATTACGGGTACTTCAAGAAAGAACATTTGAAAGAGTTGGAGGAGAGGAAACCCTTTGTGTAGATGTAAGGGTAATCTGTGCAACAAAGAAAGATCTTTTGGAACACATAAAAGAAGGGTACTTCAGAGAAGATTTATTTTATAGATTGAATGTGGTGCCCGTTAATATTCCACCACTTCGCCAAAGGAAAGAGGATATTCCGCATTTAATCAATTATTTCTTGAAGAAGTTTGTATCTCAATACGAGGATGCTTTACCAAGTGTTTCAAAAGAGGCATTGGATGTATTGTTGGCTTATGACTGGCCTGGAAATGTCAGGGAACTTGAAAATGTTATTGAACATGCTATCGCATTCTCTAAGTTAAAAGGTATTTCATTAGAAACACTTCCAGAGTATTTAAGGAAACTTGATGTACGAACAGATCTATTATCAATGAATTTGTCTAATAAAGAGACAATAAATTTGCAAGATGCACTTACGGAAGTTGAGAAAAAACTTATACAATGGGCACGCCAAAAAGCAAACGGTAATCAAGTAAAAATGGCAGAGATATTGGGTATTCCACGAACAACACTTCGTAACAGATTGATGAAATTGCAGTTATTCGAAAATGTGATACCATGA